In one window of Henckelia pumila isolate YLH828 chromosome 1, ASM3356847v2, whole genome shotgun sequence DNA:
- the LOC140875893 gene encoding probable WRKY transcription factor 14 — protein sequence MISFLMENYQGDLADIVRASVSGGSMSAGTSAASTCLTDMQFPSNQMGCYFESHWEDDFGDPFNRLGDPFHDIDTQVSGFVLNSKPNSSSNGGFEAFGGSYRNPSVNHLADHHHHMIMDDDEITKRPSDLFSRMLQISSDPKLPAVVSPCDPDPVVAAASSSNSMLLSNDQVLTFPDSSKLGCLVESPGLQISPPRNTGIKRRKSQSKKVVCIPAPAPANSRHSGEVVPSDLWAWRKYGQKPIKGSPFPRGYYRCSSSKGCSARKQVERSRTDPSMLVITYTSEHNHPWPTQRNALAGSTRSHPIKTSNILGASRIKSPNYSQAQEPSSPDEEKRSSENVTADFGNCAVLKEEKDPDFEQYYEDFCGDFGETEPDPLDLLLINEGYCEKNKTFSFYDWPANYNDPATRDQQHYRHQPGP from the exons ATGATCAG TTTTCTGATGGAGAATTATCAAGGTGATTTAGCTGACATAGTCCGCGCCAGCGTCAGCGGAGGCAGCATGAGTGCCGGAACATCGGCCGCGTCGACCTGTCTCACAGATATGCAGTTTCCAAGCAACCAAATGGGCTGTTATTTTGAAAGCCACTGGGAAGATGATTTCGGTGACCCTTTCAACCGGCTGGGAGATCCGTTCCACGATATCGATACGCAGGTATCTGGATTCGTCCTCAACTCGAAGCCCAACAGTTCAAGCAATGGAGGGTTTGAAGCTTTCGGCGGATCATATCGTAACCCTAGCGTAAATCATCTTGCTGATCATCATCATCACATGATTATGGATGATGATGAGATAACTAAAAGACCTTCTGATTTGTTCTCGAGGATGCTGCAGATCTCTTCGGATCCCAAGTTGCCTGCTGTTGTGTCTCCATGTGATCCTGATCCGGTGGTGGCTGCTGCTTCTTCTTCTAATTCCATGTTACTATCCAATGATCAAGTATTGACTTTCCCAGATAGCTCCAAATTGGGTTGCTTGGTGGAGAGCCCAGGTTTGCAGATCTCGCCTCCGCGAAATACGGGGATTAAAAGGAG GAAAAGCCAGTCGAAGAAGGTTGTTTGTATACCAGCTCCGGCACCTGCAAACTCCAGGCATAGTGGAGAAGTTGTTCCTTCCGATCTTTGGGCTTGGAGGAAGTACGGTCAGAAGCCAATCAAGGGCTCCCCTTTTCCACG GGGTTATTACAGGTGCAGCAGTTCCAAGGGATGTTCGGCAAGAAAGCAAGTGGAACGAAGCAGAACAGACCCGAGTATGCTTGTAATAACCTACACTTCGGAGCATAATCATCCATGGCCGACACAGAGAAATGCTCTCGCGGGCTCCACCAGATCTCATCCGATTAAAACTAGTAATATTCTTGGTGCATCAAGAATTAAATCACCGAATTATTCACAAGCCCAAGAGCCCTCCAGCCCCGACGAAGAAAAGAGATCATCAGAAAACGTCACAGCAGATTTCGGGAATTGTGCGGTCTTGAAAGAGGAAAAGGATCCAGATTTCGAGCAATATTACGAAGACTTTTGCGGGGATTTTGGAGAAACCGAGCCCGACCCGTTAGATCTCTTGCTGATCAATGAGGGGTACTGTGAAAAGAACAAGACTTTCAGCTTCTATGATTGGCCTGCAAACTACAATGATCCAGCCACCAGAGACCAGCAGCATTACCGCCACCAACCGGGCCCCTAA